GGTCTCCGAGAGGCCCCGGTCGACGATCAGGGTCGCTCCCGTGCCATGGTTGGTGCCGGGGCTGGCCGACATGACATGCGCGTCCGCCTCGGTGGAGAGGACCGCCACCTGGAGGGTCGCCGGCACCGGAGGATAGGCGTAGTGGACGGTGAGCTTCGGGCGCATGGCCGCGTCCGGGTACTCGCGCGAGCGGTAGTGGCCCAGGGCGCCGACGGAGTTGAGCCGGAAGGAGATCAACTTGTCGGAGTCCAGCGCCCGCTGCACGGGGGCTGACAGCCGCTGGTGTGCGTTGAGGCCCAGCTGGTTCAGGGGCTTGTTCGGGGCGAACTCCAGCCACCAGGAGCCGAGATCGCTCTGCCCGGGCTCGGCCACGAAGCTCTGGCTCGGTGCGTCTTCGGGCCGGTTGTGCCAGGTGATGCCGGTCTCGCTCCAGGCGTCATTGGAGACCAGGTACGTGTAGACGCTCCAGTCGTCGATGAGGTTCGAGCCGCTGTAGCCCACGGCCTGCAGGCTGACCGAGGAGACGGCTGCCCCGGAGGGGATGCCGCCGAGGTTGAAGCGCAGGTAGGCGGAGCGGTCGCCCTTGTCGAGGGTCAGCGTCTCACTGGTGCCGAAGTTGGTCAGCGCGTTGGCGGTGTCGATGTACGCGTCCGCCTCGGGTTCGAGGACCGCCGGCGCGGCGGGAGGGAAGTAGCGGACGATGAGCTTGGGCCGCTCGTCGGGGATGCCGTGTTCGCGCGAGCGGTACAGCGTCTTGTACCCGGGGGAGGCCAGCCGGAAGGAGATCAACCCATCCGAGTCCAGCGCCTCCTGCACCGGGGCCATCAGCTTCGGGCTCCAATTGGCACCGTACTGAAGCTTCGCGGTGCCTCCGTACCAGAGCCACCAGCCTCCGAGCCGCTCGGTCGAGGCCGCGGGCCGGGTGTACCAGTTGAGGCCCGTCTCGCTCCACGTGTCGTCGGTGACCAGGTAGGTGTAGACGCTGCCATCGCCGTTGTAGGCCCAGCCGTCGTAGGCCACGGCCTGCAGCATGACCGAGGCGATGCGGGCGCCGGCGGGGATGCTGGCGAGGTTGAAGCGGACGTAGACCTCCGCGATGCCCCGGTCGATGGTCATGCTCGACGAGGTGCCGAAGTTCGCCCCGGGCATGTTGGTGGTGACATACGCGTCCGCCACGGCGTCGAGGATCACCTCGGTGGGGGCCGTGGAGAGAGCGGCCTGGTGCGTCGAGAGCGGGCTCACCGGCTCTTCGGTGAGCTCGCCGCCCGCGTCACAGCCGGTGGCGAGTCCCAGCAGCAGGGAAGGGAGGACGAGAGAGCGGACGGAACGCTTCCAATGAGGTGCTCGGGACATGTGCGGACTCCTGGGGGCTTGCGCGTCGGCCCTTGCCGGCGCGGTCAGCACCTCCTTGAGCAAGCGGAGGGCCAGGGTCCGGAGCGTGGGGGTTTGCCCAGGTGTTTCAGGAGCTTGGGCGCCAGCGGGCGCCTGTCAGCCCGGGGCGGCGGGGCGGAACGTGCCAGAGTTGGCACGCGCGCGTGTTCTCCCTGCGGACGCGCGTGTCCTGGACCTCAAGGCGTGAAGGTGAAGCCGTCGAGGACGCCGTACGCGTAGAGGGCCGCGAAGGCATAGGCCCCCACGAGATAGGACGCGTTGAGCTTGCGCGCCACCCTCGCGTCCTCGGCGCTGTAGCGCCCGTCCGGCCCCCGCAACGCCAGCGCCGTGCTCAGCGAGGCCGCGGAGACGACGAGGCTCGTACCCTGCGCCACCGCGAGCACGGTGCCTTTCGTCCGGCGGCCGTGCTGGAAATGGCCGACACCGAACGGGACCAGGTACCAGCCCCGCGAGGGCGGGGTCGCGCCTGGGAGTGCCAGCGCGGGTGAGGGCTCCGGTGCTGGAGGAGGGGATGGCACGAGGACCGGCGGCCGGCGCTCGGCGGCCAGCGCGGCGATGCGCTCTCGGTGCAGGGTGCGCACGCGCTCCACGAAAGCGACGAAGTCGGGCGGGTACAAGAGCGGGTCCAGCTTCGCGTCATCGCTGGCGGCGAGCCCCAGCACCGCCTCGTGCTCGGCGCGGGCGGCGTCCTCCTGCGCGTGGTAGGTGGCGGCCAGCAGCAAGTGGGCCTCTGCCTCCAGCGCCGCTCCGTCCAGCCGCAAGGGATAGAGGAGCGCTTCCAGCTCGGTGCGAGCCTGCGCCAGCTCTCCGGATTGGTAGGCCGCTCGGGCCGGCTCCAGCGGAGAGGCGAGCGTCAGCACCATGGCCACCACGAGGCCCGTCATGGCGTTCCCTCCAGCACCACCTCGATGCGCGTTCCCGCCACCACCTCCACCTCGCGCCGCAGGGGCGGCCCTCCCGGCACCCGGGCCGAGATGACGTGCCGTCCGTGCTCGACATATTGGGAGCCCGAGAGCGGTGCCACGCCCGCCTCCACTCCGTCGATGAAGACGCGGGCGCCGGAGGGCGCGGCGATGTGGACCTCGGCCTTGCGTACCTGGAGCGCCACTTCGCGCGTCACCGTCTCCCCGGCGGATACCTGAAGGACTTCCTCCACCGTGTCACACAGCGGGTTGACCAGGCGCAGGCGGTGCTCGCCCGGTGAGAGGCTCACCTCGCGCACGCGCGGCGTGTAGCCCCGGCTCTTGCCGTCCACGAACACCTCGGCCCAGGGTCGCACTGTCACCTTCAGCGTCGCGGGCTTTACGGGCTCGGCGGGTGGGGGCGCCTCGGTAGGGGAGCCGCTACGGGGGGCTTCGGGGGCGCTGGAGGGCACAGGAGCCGCGCGTGGCGCCGAGGGACGCGCGCTTCCGGAGCTCTTCTTCTTCGGCTCCGGACGTGAGCCCTCGCGCACAGGCTCTAGACGGGCGACGGGGCTCGGTGTCTCCACCTGGGGCTCCGGGGCCTGAACCGCTACGGCTTCGGGCTCCGGGCGCTTCGCCTCCTGAGGGGCCGGCTCGACCTGGACGGAGGGCAATGGCGCGGGCTCGGGTGTGAGCCATCGCGATGCTCCCCACGCGAGCCCTCCGAGGACGACCGCCAGCGCCACGCCCAGCGCGAGCACCTTCCGTCGTCCGGCCTGCGGACGTTCGCGCAGCAACGCGACCACCTCGGGCGAGTCCGGTTGGAGCGCCAGGGCGCCGTTGAGCACCTTCGCGGCCCGAGCCCCCTGGCCCTTCGCCAGCAACGCGCGGCCTTCACTCAGCAGTTGCTGGAACCGGGCCTCGCGGCGCCGCGCGCTGTAGCCCAGCGGATCCTGGAAGAAGGCTCGGGACTCCTCCGCCGGAGACCCAGCGATGCGCCCCACCACCTCCTCCAGCAGCGGCGCCAGCACCTCGCCGCTCGCGGGCCGGTCGCGGGAGTCCCTCGCGAGGCAGCGCGCGACCAGGGTACTCAGCGGCTCAGGCGTTCCCGGGACGAGCTCCGTCAGGGGCGGCGCATCCTTCGTCATCACCGAGGCCGCCAGGTGCGCGGCGCCCTTTCCTCCGTGCGGCGTGGTGCCGGTACACAGCTCGAAGAGCATGACGCCCACCGCGTACACGTCCGAGGCGGGCGAGAAGGCGCCGGTGTCGATGCGCTCGGGCGCCATGTACGGCAGCGAGCCGGTAATGGCGCCGGTGCTCGTGAGCCGCTCCTGATCCGCCAGCGCGGCGATGCCGAAGTCCGCCAGCTTCAGCGGCCCTCCCCGAGCTACCAGCACGTTCTCCGGCTTCACGTCTCGGTGTACCACCCCGCGCGCGTGCGCCTCGCCGAGCGCCTCGGCCAATGCCCACCCCAGCACCGCCGCAGCCTCGGGAGGCACGGGAGAGAGCCGCCGCGCCAGCTCGCGCAGGCTCTCGCCCTGCACCCACTCGCACACCAAGAAGGGCCCGCGCGCCGCGTCCTCGCCGAAGTCGTGAATCTCCAGCACGTTGGGGTGCTTGAGCGAGGCCACCAGCTCGGCCTCGCGGCGGAAGCGCTCGGTGCGGCTCTCGTCGCCGCCCGGGTGCATCACCTTCACCGCCACCCGGCGCGCCAGCCGCAGGTCCGTGGCCAGGAAGACGGTGGCCATGCCGCCACGTCCCAGCTCCTGCTCCAACTGGTAGCGGCCGGCCAGCAGTTCACCCGTCATCTCGCCACATTCTAGAACCCGTCTCCCGGGGAGCAATCTCCGCTGCCTCAGAGCAGCCGGCACGCTCGGTGCGTGCCCGAGCCCACCTGCTCACACACGCCCGGCGCGCCCCCGGGGCAGTCCTCATCGCGCTGGCAGGGCTGGCGGCATTGCTTCGTGCTCCCGGAGCCCACGCAGACGCCGCAGCGGACACAGTCCATGGAAGAGCGACAGGTGAGGCCCAGCGTCTCCGGAGGCGTGCCGCCGCACTGCTCGATGCACAGCGAGTCCGGGCTGCACCGGTAGCTGGAAGGACACTCCAGGTCCGCGCGGCAGGTGTATTCGCAGCGGTGGTACAGCGGGTGGCAGACCGCGAGGCGCTGGCAGTCGAGGCCCTCGCACGTCTCTCCCAGCCGGGGCCCTTCCTCGCACTTGCCCGCCTCGTTGCAGCGCCAGCCCGCCCGACAGTGCGAGTCCTCGTCGCAGTTGAGGGCCTCGGCGCAGTCGGAGCCCTCGCACGGCGTCTCCTCCTCGCACGTGGGGTCGTCCTCGCAGCGGACCTGGATGTCGAGCGGACAGCCGAGCCACACCGTGCTGGCGAGTGCGGCGAACAGGACGAGGCAGGGTCGGCGCATGGGGTTCATTCTCCTTCGCCCAGGTAGCGGAACAGCGAGCGCAGGCCGATTCCCAGGGCCTGCGCCGCGTCCTTCTTGCTCCCGCCACTGCGGGCGATGGCCTCGCGCACGTACCGCTGCACGAAGGCATCACGCGCCTCCTCCAGCGGCGCCAGCGGGGCGTGCTCTCCACCCAGCTCCAGGTCCGCCGGGCCGATGAGCTCTCCCGAGGCCAGGATCGCCGCGCGCCGAACCCGCGACACCAGCTCGCGCACATTGCCGGGGAAGGGGTGGCCTCGCAGCGCCTCGGTGGCCTTCTGGGTGAAGCCCTTGGCGCGGCGGCCCTCCTGGGACAGCACATGGTGAGCGATGAGCAGCACGTCGTCTCCGCGCTCCCGCAAGGGCGGCACGTCCACGCGCACCTCGTCCAGCCGGAACAGGAGATCCTCCCGGAAGAGGCCCTCCCGCACCAGCGCCTTGAGCGGCTTGTGCGAAGCGGAGATGACGCGCATGTCCACCTTGCGCGGGTGGTTCTCTCCCAGCCGGGTGACTTCGCGCTCCTGCACCACGCGCAGCAGCCGGGTCTGGAGCGCGCGCGGCATGTCGCCGATCTCGTCCAGGAAGAGCGTGCCTCCGTCCGCCGACTCCACCAGCCCGGGCCGGTCCGCGCCCGCGCCCGAGAAGGCGCCGCGCGCGTGGCCGAACAGCTCTCGCTCGATGAGGGACTCGGGCAGCGCCGCGCAGTTGATGGCCACCAGCCGTCCGCGTCGCCCGCTGCGCCGGTGCAGCGCCCGCGCCACGCCTTCCTTGCCCGTGCCCGTCTCGCCCTGGATCAGCACGTTGAGCGAGGTGGGCCCCAGGCGCTCCACCTGCCGGTACAGCTCGCCCATGGGGCGCGACTCGCCGATGAGGCCCTCGAACGTCGCCGCTTCGATCCGCTGCGTGAGGTTGTCCACCTGCGCGCGCAGCTCGGTCAGCTCGCGCGAGGTGGCCAGCAGCAGCGCCGCCAGCGCGGAGAGGGCCATGGCCTCCTCCAACTCCACTGCGGAGAAGGGCGGGGTGCCGGCGCGTCGCCCGAGGTACACCACCGAGAGGGGCGCCGGCCCCGCGCGCAGGGGCACCACCAGGGCGGAGGTGAGGCGCAGGGCCAGGATGCTCGGCGCGCCGGCCAGCGCCTTGTCCGCGGCCACGTCCGCCACCAGCACCGGCGCCCCCGAGGCCACCACCCGATCCACCAGGCTGTCCACCACCGCCGCCTCCGGCACCGGCCCGGTGGCGCACAGCACCTGTCGCCGCACTCCTTCCGCCGACACCAGGAAGCCCACGTCCGCGCCCACCGCCTCCGCCAGCCCGCGCATGGCTGACTCCAGCAGCTCCGGGGCGGGGCGCTGCAGCATCAGCCGCGACGCGAAGCCCGCCAGCACCGCGACCATCTTCCCGGACGGAGCCTGCGTGGGGGCCTGAGGCGCTTCGGAGGCGAGGAGGGTGAGCGTGGCGCTGCCCACGGAGAAGGCATCGCCCGGAGCGAGAGCGGCCAGCTCCACGCGCTTGCCGCGCACCCGCACGTCGCAGCCCTTGCTCGCGGGAGACACCGACCAACCGCGAGCGTCGCGGAACAGCAATGCGTGGCTGGCCTTCACTCCGGAGGCATCGAGGACGACGTCGCAGGCGGCGTCCGTGCCTACGGACACCACGGGCTTGTCCAGCGGGATGCGGCGGCCATCGGGCAGAACCAGGAAGAGGGAC
Above is a genomic segment from Hyalangium ruber containing:
- a CDS encoding serine/threonine-protein kinase, with the translated sequence MTGELLAGRYQLEQELGRGGMATVFLATDLRLARRVAVKVMHPGGDESRTERFRREAELVASLKHPNVLEIHDFGEDAARGPFLVCEWVQGESLRELARRLSPVPPEAAAVLGWALAEALGEAHARGVVHRDVKPENVLVARGGPLKLADFGIAALADQERLTSTGAITGSLPYMAPERIDTGAFSPASDVYAVGVMLFELCTGTTPHGGKGAAHLAASVMTKDAPPLTELVPGTPEPLSTLVARCLARDSRDRPASGEVLAPLLEEVVGRIAGSPAEESRAFFQDPLGYSARRREARFQQLLSEGRALLAKGQGARAAKVLNGALALQPDSPEVVALLRERPQAGRRKVLALGVALAVVLGGLAWGASRWLTPEPAPLPSVQVEPAPQEAKRPEPEAVAVQAPEPQVETPSPVARLEPVREGSRPEPKKKSSGSARPSAPRAAPVPSSAPEAPRSGSPTEAPPPAEPVKPATLKVTVRPWAEVFVDGKSRGYTPRVREVSLSPGEHRLRLVNPLCDTVEEVLQVSAGETVTREVALQVRKAEVHIAAPSGARVFIDGVEAGVAPLSGSQYVEHGRHVISARVPGGPPLRREVEVVAGTRIEVVLEGTP
- a CDS encoding DUF7594 domain-containing protein, with the translated sequence MSRAPHWKRSVRSLVLPSLLLGLATGCDAGGELTEEPVSPLSTHQAALSTAPTEVILDAVADAYVTTNMPGANFGTSSSMTIDRGIAEVYVRFNLASIPAGARIASVMLQAVAYDGWAYNGDGSVYTYLVTDDTWSETGLNWYTRPAASTERLGGWWLWYGGTAKLQYGANWSPKLMAPVQEALDSDGLISFRLASPGYKTLYRSREHGIPDERPKLIVRYFPPAAPAVLEPEADAYIDTANALTNFGTSETLTLDKGDRSAYLRFNLGGIPSGAAVSSVSLQAVGYSGSNLIDDWSVYTYLVSNDAWSETGITWHNRPEDAPSQSFVAEPGQSDLGSWWLEFAPNKPLNQLGLNAHQRLSAPVQRALDSDKLISFRLNSVGALGHYRSREYPDAAMRPKLTVHYAYPPVPATLQVAVLSTEADAHVMSASPGTNHGTGATLIVDRGLSETFLRFNLASIPATARIAAVSLVTTSHGGYAYGNDGSVYTHLVPNDTWSETGITWNNKPAISGSNLGAWWLWNGNGKYGIQMGINSNPLLVDPVKQAHQTDGLISFRLNSPGYLTHYYSRESSNTEIHWPTLLVYYFMPATTP
- a CDS encoding latent transforming growth factor beta-binding protein, translating into MRRPCLVLFAALASTVWLGCPLDIQVRCEDDPTCEEETPCEGSDCAEALNCDEDSHCRAGWRCNEAGKCEEGPRLGETCEGLDCQRLAVCHPLYHRCEYTCRADLECPSSYRCSPDSLCIEQCGGTPPETLGLTCRSSMDCVRCGVCVGSGSTKQCRQPCQRDEDCPGGAPGVCEQVGSGTHRACRLL
- a CDS encoding sigma 54-interacting transcriptional regulator → MSLFLVLPDGRRIPLDKPVVSVGTDAACDVVLDASGVKASHALLFRDARGWSVSPASKGCDVRVRGKRVELAALAPGDAFSVGSATLTLLASEAPQAPTQAPSGKMVAVLAGFASRLMLQRPAPELLESAMRGLAEAVGADVGFLVSAEGVRRQVLCATGPVPEAAVVDSLVDRVVASGAPVLVADVAADKALAGAPSILALRLTSALVVPLRAGPAPLSVVYLGRRAGTPPFSAVELEEAMALSALAALLLATSRELTELRAQVDNLTQRIEAATFEGLIGESRPMGELYRQVERLGPTSLNVLIQGETGTGKEGVARALHRRSGRRGRLVAINCAALPESLIERELFGHARGAFSGAGADRPGLVESADGGTLFLDEIGDMPRALQTRLLRVVQEREVTRLGENHPRKVDMRVISASHKPLKALVREGLFREDLLFRLDEVRVDVPPLRERGDDVLLIAHHVLSQEGRRAKGFTQKATEALRGHPFPGNVRELVSRVRRAAILASGELIGPADLELGGEHAPLAPLEEARDAFVQRYVREAIARSGGSKKDAAQALGIGLRSLFRYLGEGE